A window of Rubricoccus marinus contains these coding sequences:
- a CDS encoding endonuclease MutS2, which produces MTDSIQLHPADAEARLGFDTIRARLLAHARTPYGREKLEALQPVADVDAVAAPLARAGEMQSAVASGSPVPVRETADIRATLRRLGPKGSRVSGEELADVRHTLETLRALHDDLHGRQRHAPALWQIGQRVVVIKALEDRIFRTIDENGEVRDDASPELSRLARAIQNAEGQVRSAVQRALREATAQGWATEDQPTIRGGRAVIPVRAEAKRKIKGFVQDVSSTGQTVFVEPAAAVEINNEIRELQVARGYEIERILAEVSAHLRHHRPEIERSLEALATLDAAHAAGRLAHDLGAIVPEVASAGAMRLVGARNPVLMLHVASGEGRGGKEASGARGSEAAGEPAARAARDVVPLDLSLGDEHVTLVVTGPNAGGKSVALKTVGLFALMGACGLPVPAAPGTRLVLPTRIFVDVGDRQSIEDDLSTFTSHLQTMRRVLEEADERSLVLIDEAGTGTDPAEGGAIAESVLRRLTQRRAMTVATTHVGALKAFAHDTPGAENASMEFSRQRLEPTYRFQTGIPGSSYAFEIARRVGLDGPVIDEARAKVGESAARLEDLLAEAESRAEEAERTRAEAEIQLKEANRVRADYEQRLEKHRAERDAIKAAALADADSILRDANAAVERAVREIKEAEAEKEATQLARQRLAETKETVQRRSRNVDKRRKRRAPSTPGGALLGPASGAKAAGAPASSGPIAVGDQVRIDGNGASGEVLELTGKEAVIALGALTSRVKLKRLTKVGGRKEQKVFVKGGGAHEPLPITRARVKVDLRGQRVEDALQEVERFVDEGIAAGLPSVEILHGKGTGALRQAIQNQLARRRDIVGFEAAEWDQGGDGVTVVRLA; this is translated from the coding sequence ATGACCGACTCCATCCAGCTTCACCCCGCCGACGCCGAAGCGCGCCTGGGCTTCGACACGATCCGCGCCCGGCTTCTGGCGCACGCGCGCACGCCGTACGGCCGCGAGAAGCTGGAGGCGCTCCAGCCTGTTGCCGACGTGGACGCTGTGGCGGCGCCTCTGGCGCGAGCAGGAGAGATGCAGAGCGCCGTCGCCAGCGGCTCGCCCGTGCCCGTCCGCGAGACGGCCGACATCCGCGCGACGTTGCGTCGACTCGGCCCCAAAGGCTCACGCGTCTCGGGCGAGGAACTGGCTGACGTACGCCACACGCTCGAAACGCTCCGCGCGCTCCACGACGATTTGCACGGACGCCAGAGGCATGCGCCCGCGCTCTGGCAGATCGGGCAACGCGTGGTGGTCATCAAAGCGCTGGAGGACCGCATCTTCCGCACGATCGATGAGAATGGGGAGGTGCGGGACGACGCGAGCCCCGAGCTTTCGCGCTTGGCGCGCGCGATCCAGAACGCCGAGGGGCAGGTGCGCAGCGCCGTCCAACGAGCGCTTCGCGAGGCGACCGCCCAGGGCTGGGCGACCGAGGACCAACCGACGATCCGCGGCGGGCGCGCGGTGATTCCGGTCCGCGCCGAGGCGAAGCGCAAGATCAAGGGCTTCGTACAAGACGTTTCCAGCACGGGGCAGACCGTGTTCGTGGAGCCCGCGGCGGCCGTCGAGATCAACAACGAGATCCGTGAGCTTCAGGTCGCCAGAGGCTACGAGATCGAGCGGATCCTGGCGGAGGTGAGCGCGCACCTGCGCCACCACCGTCCTGAGATCGAGCGGAGCCTGGAGGCTCTTGCCACGCTGGACGCGGCGCACGCAGCGGGACGGCTCGCGCACGACCTGGGCGCCATCGTGCCAGAGGTCGCCAGCGCGGGCGCGATGCGGCTTGTCGGCGCGCGAAATCCGGTGCTGATGCTACACGTGGCCTCTGGCGAGGGGCGGGGAGGGAAGGAGGCCTCTGGCGCCAGAGGCTCGGAAGCGGCAGGGGAGCCTGCCGCGCGAGCGGCCCGCGACGTGGTGCCGCTGGACCTGAGCCTGGGCGACGAGCACGTCACGCTTGTGGTGACGGGACCGAACGCGGGCGGCAAATCCGTCGCGCTGAAGACGGTTGGCCTGTTCGCGCTCATGGGGGCCTGTGGCCTCCCGGTCCCCGCCGCGCCTGGCACGCGGCTCGTGCTGCCGACGCGGATCTTCGTGGACGTAGGCGACCGGCAGTCCATCGAGGACGACCTCTCGACGTTTACGAGCCACCTGCAGACGATGCGGCGGGTGCTGGAGGAGGCCGACGAGCGCTCGCTCGTGCTTATCGACGAGGCGGGAACGGGGACGGATCCGGCCGAGGGCGGCGCGATCGCGGAGTCCGTGCTGCGCCGCCTCACGCAGCGCCGCGCGATGACCGTCGCGACGACGCACGTCGGCGCGCTCAAAGCATTCGCGCACGACACGCCCGGGGCTGAGAACGCGAGCATGGAGTTCTCGCGCCAGAGGCTGGAGCCGACGTACCGGTTCCAGACCGGCATTCCGGGCTCGTCGTACGCCTTCGAGATCGCGCGGCGCGTGGGGCTGGACGGACCGGTGATCGACGAGGCGCGCGCCAAGGTGGGCGAGAGCGCGGCGCGGCTCGAAGACTTGCTCGCCGAGGCGGAGTCCCGGGCCGAGGAGGCCGAGCGGACCCGCGCCGAGGCAGAGATCCAACTCAAGGAGGCCAACCGCGTCCGCGCGGACTACGAGCAGCGCCTGGAGAAACACCGCGCCGAGCGCGACGCCATCAAGGCCGCCGCTCTCGCCGACGCCGACTCCATCCTGCGCGACGCCAACGCCGCCGTGGAGCGCGCCGTCCGGGAGATCAAGGAGGCCGAGGCCGAGAAGGAGGCCACGCAACTCGCTCGCCAGAGGCTCGCCGAGACGAAGGAAACCGTCCAGCGGCGCTCGCGCAACGTGGACAAGCGCCGCAAACGCCGCGCGCCGAGTACTCCGGGCGGCGCCCTGCTCGGCCCCGCCTCTGGCGCGAAGGCCGCCGGTGCGCCGGCCTCTAGCGGTCCCATCGCAGTAGGCGACCAGGTGCGGATCGACGGCAACGGCGCCTCTGGCGAGGTGCTGGAGCTGACCGGCAAGGAAGCGGTGATCGCGCTGGGCGCGCTCACAAGCCGCGTCAAGCTGAAGCGGCTCACCAAGGTGGGCGGGCGCAAAGAGCAGAAGGTGTTCGTCAAAGGCGGCGGCGCGCACGAGCCGCTGCCCATCACGCGGGCGCGCGTCAAGGTGGACCTCCGCGGCCAGCGCGTGGAAGACGCGCTCCAAGAAGTGGAGCGGTTCGTGGACGAAGGCATCGCGGCCGGGTTGCCCAGCGTCGAGATCCTACACGGCAAGGGGACAGGAGCGCTGCGGCAGGCCATCCAGAACCAACTCGCGCGTCGGCGCGACATCGTCGGCTTCGAGGCGGCGGAGTGGGACCAGGGCGGCGACGGCGTGACCGTCGTGCGGCTGGCGTGA